The genomic interval ATGTAAAACAAAGGGGGATGTTCGTATAAAGCAGTAGCGCTATATGTTAAAATTTTCTTTGGTGAAGAGAGACTGGCAATATAATAACTGGCCGCCTCGTCCACCCATAATTCAAAAGCTCCGAGTTTGTAAAGGCGTAAGGCAAAACTTATCAACAAAAAACCAAGCACAAAAAGTTTATAGCGCTTCATTTCAATCAATTCCTGTCTCTAATGGCGATTTCTAAAGCTTCCCCTGATTCTGCGCTGTTTAGGTTATACATGGCGAGATTCTTAAGGTCCGGCTTGAACCTATACAACCCCACCCGTATGCGCATTGGGGTTGATTGAGGTGGAAGGTGAATAAGGTGGCGGTCAGGTATTATTTCCCCAGGTTCCCAGCGGGTTGTGGGGGAAAAACTCTCCCCGGGAGGACCATCGTGTTGAGATATCTTTTGGCCTTCACGATCAAGAACGTGGACGAAAGCCGTTAGATTTTCTTCTATCGGCTTAAGGGCCATCCAATATAGGGTTGCTTCTGCCTTTTCCTTTTCTAACCTAAAATTTATTCCTAAAAGCGCTATTTTATCTTCAAAAATCACCTTTGTAGGTTTAGGGCTAACACATGTGGATTGGCGGAAATTTTGCCATCCCCAAAGGGCAAACCAGAGGATAACTAACAACGCAAGTCCAAAAAGTTGCCGGCGCAATCCCCCACGCCATAAAAGCAATAAAAGAAGCAATACCCCTGCTAAGGAGATCGCTTTCCCTATGGTTCTGGGCAACGTATCGCCAAACCATATCTTTACTTTGTGTTCTCCCGCAGGTATCGTTACCGTTATCAGGCCGAGCTCTGGGGAAGGTGTGACGGGAATTGGACGCCCATTAGCAGTTGCTCTCCATCCGGGGAACCAGAACTGGTGCCAGCGGATATAGGTCTCCTGAGAAGATTTAATAGTTAAAGTGAATTTCAGCGGGCAAACAGATTCCAGTTTTATTTCTTCAGGCCAATGATAAGATTCGGGCCACGGAGAAGGACCTTCTCGGGGCAACCAGAACTCTTCTCTCGGAACCTTTACGGTAACCGGCAAATACTCCAGAAGCCATGGCCCTCCCCAAAGCCTAGCCCAAAGGGCTGTTTGGTAGTCGTATTGGGCCATAGAATGGAAATCCACTTCTTTTTCCCTAAGAACCGGTTTGCCTGTTTCAGGCCACGTTAGAGGTTCCCATTTTATTCCAGCAAGGGAAGTGAAGGCTAAAAACGCTAACACGAAGCTAAAAATTACTAACCTGACAGGTTTTGGAGCTCTAAGGCTTAGGAAGCTGGCCAAGGGAGCCACCAGAATGGCTCCAAAAAGCCCCACCATTGTCTGAAATCTCCAGGGGAATTGAAGAAAGGTAAGAGGTTTAAAATGGAGCCAGAGGAAGGAGGAAGCGGTAGTACTCATAAAAACGGCAATGGCAACCGAAAAAACAGCCGTCATGAGTAAGATTTTTTTCTCTTTCGCGAAAGTGCGAAATCCAACCAGAGCTATAGTTAAGCCGCAAACTATTAAGAAAATTTGCCAGGGGCTCAAAAGGTGCCGAGAGAGAGGGTATTTGTGAATCAATGATCTTGAAATTAATTCGAAGACAGGAAGCAGAAACTCCAAGGGCTCAGTGACTGAAGGGGCAACCTGGCCAGCTCTGATCCATTTGGTTTCGGTAAGAGCGGGGAGCCAGTAGAAGGCACTGAGGGTAAAGCCAAGGGTTGCACTGGCAGCGAGGAGAACGAAAGCTTTTATTCGACGGTAAGGTTGGGCCAGCACTGCCACTAAAGAGTAAATGAAAACAAAAGGCGCAAAAATGAAAGCCGAGAGGTTATGGGTCAGGATGAGGCCAGCTATCCCCAAGGCGAGGAAGGGCACAAGTTTCAGGGTGCTTTTTCTGGCTATTTTCTGTATAAGCAGAAGGACTATGGGGAAGAAGACAAAGGCCAGGTGTTCCGCTAAGGCAGCTCTGATATAGGCGTTAGCTATATGGTAGGTGAAATAGGTGTAAACGGCTGCCACCCAAAGCCCCGCTTCTTCACCGAAGAGGTCCTCAGCCCAACGGTAAGCTGTAAAAGCCGCCAGGAGGAAAGATAAGCCAAAGGTGGCTTTGAGGGAATTTATAAACCCAAGCCCAAGCCAGTGGAAAAAAACTACAAGGTAATAGCTTAGTGGGGCATAGAAATTGGTAACTGGATAGCCGTAAAAAAAACCTAGGTTTGGAAGCCACCGAGGGTATAATTCACCCCCGCGAAGAGCATAGTCCAGGTCAAAAGCCCGGAAAAGATGGTGGAATGGGTCGTGGGAGGCCCATAAACCTGGTTTAAAAAGGGGCAGAAGGGCGGGAAGGGTCAAAATTAAAAGTAAAAAAGGACCTGGAAATTTCCAGACCCTCTTAAGCCATACTTTCATTCTTCTTCTGGCAGGAAGTGCGCTTCTTTCTTGCTGTACCATATAGCTATACCTACAACTATGAGGCACAGGGCCAGGAAGATGTAAATGGGCCATTTAGCCGAGGAGTGGGGAGAGTAAACCTTTACAATGATAGGGGCAATTATAACCGATACCAGGTTGACAACTTTTATCATGGGGTTGAGGGCCGGGCCTGAGGTGTCTTTGAGAGGATCACCCACTGTATCGCCCACAACGCTGGCTTTGTGGGCTTCGGAACCTTTCCCGCCATAGAGGCCATCTTCTATTGTCTTTTTGGCATTATCCCAGGCTCCCCCAGCATTGGCCATGAAGACGGCCAGAAGCTGTCCCGTGAGGATTATGCCTGCCAGAAAGGCTCCTAAAGCCTCTTCCCTGAGGGCGAATCCAACAATTACAGGAGAAAGGACCGCCAGAAGCCCAAGGCCTATGAGTTCGCGCTGAGCAGCCCGAGTGCAGATGGTGACAGCCTTGGCATAATCGGGTTTGATGAGGCCTTCCATGAGGCCTGGGATGCGGAACTGTCTTCGAACTTCAACTATTATTAAGGAAGCAGCCCTTGCCACCGCCCTTATTGTAAGAGAGCTGAATAAGAAGGGGATTGCTCCTCCTACAAGCAAGCCAATGAAAACTTCAGGTTTGACCACGTTTATAGCAAAGGCTTGGATTCCGGTCTCCTCGGTGAAAGACCCAAAGAGGCATACTGCTGCAATCACCGCCGACCCTATAGCAATTCCCTTTGTTATAGCCTTGGTGGTATTCCCGACAGCGTCCAGATGAGCCAGGATGTTACGGGCAGATGGTTCCAGCTGCACCATCTCACCAATACCGTTAGCATTGTCCGCTATAGGGCCGAAGGCATCCATCGATACATTGTTGCCTGTAAGAGTTAGCATTCCTATGCCGGTGAGAGCTACACCGTAGAAAATGAGGGCCGGCTCCCCTCTAAAGATCAAAATAGAAGAGCCTATGGCAACGGCTATGACTAATATAGCCCACACTGTGCTTTCATACCCTGTGGCCAACCCCGTTAGGATAGTGGTTGCTGAGCCGGTGCGAGTAGAACGGGCTATCTCCTGCACGGGCGCAAACCTGGTGCCGGTAAAGTAATCCGTAAGGTAATTTATAACTACAGCCAGGATTATACCGGACAGAGTTGCCCAAAAGAGCCTGAGGTCATTAGCGTAGAACTTAGCCAGGAGGAAGAAACCTATTATAGAAGTGATGGCGGAAATGTTGTAGCCCCTCTTTATGGCATCCATAGCGTTCTCTTGCTCGCTGCGAGCATTGACAGCATAAGTCCCAATTATTGAGGACAGGACCCCAATGGCCCGCACCATTAGGGGGAATACAATCCATCGGTAATCGTGGAGGTTACCAAGATAGTGCATCACTCCTATGCCCAGGATCATAGCTGAAACAATGGTAACCTCGTAAGATTCAAAGATATCAGCGGCCATCCCGGCGCAATCCCCGACGTTATCCCCCACCAGGTCTGCCACTACAGCCGCATTACGGGGGTCATCTTCCGGAACGCCCTGTTCAACTTTTCCCACAAGGTCTGCTCCAACATCGGCAGCTTTGGTGTAGATCCCGCCACCGACTCGCATGAAGAGAGCCAGCAAGGTTCCGCCGAAGCCAAAGCCCAAAAGCACATCTTTGGCGTGGATTCCATATATAAGGAATATTATGGTGCCTCCCAGAAGGCCGAGGCCGTCGGTGAGCATGCCTGTTATTGTCCCTGTGCGGTACGCTATCCGGAGTGCATCACCGAAAGATCGGCGGGCAGCTGCTGCTACCCTGACGTTCCCCTGCACAGCCATGCTCATTCCAACGTAGCCCACTGTTCCGGAGAAAGTCGCTCCAACAACGAAAGCAAGAGCTCGCCCAATGGATATTTTCAGAGGTTCCCCAGCCAGATGGGCCGAAAAGAATAGAATTACAGCTAAAAGAACTATGAGCCAGAGGATAGTGCGAAACTGGGTATTGAGGTA from Anaerolineae bacterium carries:
- a CDS encoding sodium-translocating pyrophosphatase, with translation MEGASAFEIFGVWSILLIAIVGLLYALLLGRQILREPKGTKDMEEVAEAIRSGAQAYLNTQFRTILWLIVLLAVILFFSAHLAGEPLKISIGRALAFVVGATFSGTVGYVGMSMAVQGNVRVAAAARRSFGDALRIAYRTGTITGMLTDGLGLLGGTIIFLIYGIHAKDVLLGFGFGGTLLALFMRVGGGIYTKAADVGADLVGKVEQGVPEDDPRNAAVVADLVGDNVGDCAGMAADIFESYEVTIVSAMILGIGVMHYLGNLHDYRWIVFPLMVRAIGVLSSIIGTYAVNARSEQENAMDAIKRGYNISAITSIIGFFLLAKFYANDLRLFWATLSGIILAVVINYLTDYFTGTRFAPVQEIARSTRTGSATTILTGLATGYESTVWAILVIAVAIGSSILIFRGEPALIFYGVALTGIGMLTLTGNNVSMDAFGPIADNANGIGEMVQLEPSARNILAHLDAVGNTTKAITKGIAIGSAVIAAVCLFGSFTEETGIQAFAINVVKPEVFIGLLVGGAIPFLFSSLTIRAVARAASLIIVEVRRQFRIPGLMEGLIKPDYAKAVTICTRAAQRELIGLGLLAVLSPVIVGFALREEALGAFLAGIILTGQLLAVFMANAGGAWDNAKKTIEDGLYGGKGSEAHKASVVGDTVGDPLKDTSGPALNPMIKVVNLVSVIIAPIIVKVYSPHSSAKWPIYIFLALCLIVVGIAIWYSKKEAHFLPEEE
- a CDS encoding 6-pyruvoyl-tetrahydropterin synthase-related protein, yielding MKVWLKRVWKFPGPFLLLILTLPALLPLFKPGLWASHDPFHHLFRAFDLDYALRGGELYPRWLPNLGFFYGYPVTNFYAPLSYYLVVFFHWLGLGFINSLKATFGLSFLLAAFTAYRWAEDLFGEEAGLWVAAVYTYFTYHIANAYIRAALAEHLAFVFFPIVLLLIQKIARKSTLKLVPFLALGIAGLILTHNLSAFIFAPFVFIYSLVAVLAQPYRRIKAFVLLAASATLGFTLSAFYWLPALTETKWIRAGQVAPSVTEPLEFLLPVFELISRSLIHKYPLSRHLLSPWQIFLIVCGLTIALVGFRTFAKEKKILLMTAVFSVAIAVFMSTTASSFLWLHFKPLTFLQFPWRFQTMVGLFGAILVAPLASFLSLRAPKPVRLVIFSFVLAFLAFTSLAGIKWEPLTWPETGKPVLREKEVDFHSMAQYDYQTALWARLWGGPWLLEYLPVTVKVPREEFWLPREGPSPWPESYHWPEEIKLESVCPLKFTLTIKSSQETYIRWHQFWFPGWRATANGRPIPVTPSPELGLITVTIPAGEHKVKIWFGDTLPRTIGKAISLAGVLLLLLLLWRGGLRRQLFGLALLVILWFALWGWQNFRQSTCVSPKPTKVIFEDKIALLGINFRLEKEKAEATLYWMALKPIEENLTAFVHVLDREGQKISQHDGPPGESFSPTTRWEPGEIIPDRHLIHLPPQSTPMRIRVGLYRFKPDLKNLAMYNLNSAESGEALEIAIRDRN